The Coraliomargarita parva genomic sequence CTGTTCCCGCAGCGCCTCCAGCGCTACCTTGCTTTTGAACTCGGATGTGAACTTTCGTCTCTTTTTCATTGGTTGCTTTACTTTAACTCGGTGAAGCAACCTGTCCAACTTTACGGGGCCGGCTCATAGAGACCGCCGAAATCCTCGGCATCTCTGCCCCCTCAGTGGACCGCCTCACAAAGCGCGGCCTACTTCGCCCCTCTCGGGCCACCCGTCGCCCACTCTACTCAAAAACCGAAATCGAACGCTTTTTGCGTGAAACTTCGGAGGTGGTCTATTGAAACCGCCCAGGCACATATCCGAAGTGCTTCTAGGTCTCAAACCAAGTGGGGCTAAAACGGTGCCCGCAGGGCAGGCTTTAGCGACAGCGGCCCGTGATTGCTTGCAATCTATCTCGCGGGCAAAGCCAGTGGAAGGGGGCCCCACGCCCGACAAGACAGAAAGGCCCCAGGGGTGAAAACAACCTACCTGAAAGCCTATGTGCCGACCTCATGGTTTCACCCTGTCGGCATCTACAAGGTTCTAAAACGTTTCTGGGACCGCCTACCCAATGTCGC encodes the following:
- a CDS encoding helix-turn-helix domain-containing protein, whose amino-acid sequence is MLGISAPSVDRLTKRGLLRPSRATRRPLYSKTEIERFLRETSEVVY